Proteins from a single region of Gammaproteobacteria bacterium:
- a CDS encoding DUF1109 family protein, with product METTDDLIRNLVASDTGAGRLPSPWRRLALWLIVALPCVALIVIGMGVRADLDEIASTRFLIEQTATLLTAVCAAFAAFCAVIPGISRRLLLLPLLPLAVWFGSLGHGCLQDWLRYGAAGLTIQPDWHCAPKIMIVGAIPAIAMFVMLRRGAPLAPRMTMAMGALAAAALGNFGLRLFHPPDASLMVLVWHFGGVALLSALAGALGRYLHHWPRTSRRA from the coding sequence ATGGAAACGACAGACGATCTGATCCGTAATCTGGTGGCGTCCGACACAGGCGCGGGCCGACTGCCGTCCCCGTGGCGGCGCCTGGCTCTGTGGCTCATCGTCGCACTGCCTTGCGTCGCGCTGATCGTGATCGGCATGGGCGTGCGCGCCGACCTGGACGAAATCGCCAGTACCCGTTTTCTGATCGAACAGACAGCCACCCTGCTCACGGCGGTTTGCGCCGCGTTCGCCGCGTTCTGCGCGGTGATCCCCGGCATTTCACGCCGGCTACTGTTGTTGCCGCTGTTGCCGCTCGCGGTGTGGTTTGGCAGTCTGGGTCACGGCTGCCTGCAGGACTGGCTGCGCTATGGCGCGGCGGGTCTGACTATCCAGCCGGACTGGCACTGTGCGCCTAAAATCATGATTGTCGGCGCCATCCCCGCGATCGCGATGTTCGTCATGTTGCGTCGTGGCGCCCCGCTGGCGCCGCGTATGACCATGGCAATGGGCGCGCTGGCCGCGGCCGCGCTGGGTAATTTCGGCTTACGGCTTTTTCATCCGCCGGATGCGAGTCTAATGGTGCTGGTCTGGCACTTCGGCGGAGTGGCCCTGCTGAGCGCGCTGGCGGGCGCCCTTGGGCGTTATCTTCACCACTGGCCGAGGACGTCGCGCCGCGCGTGA
- a CDS encoding sigma-70 family RNA polymerase sigma factor: MERQEDDGDSGLRRLMKAAQEGDRVSYDCLLRKLVPKVRNAVRVQRSYIRPVDIEDIVQDVLLSVHAVRATYSPERPFAPWLAAIVRNRVADSGRRYVRLKSAEQAAEGFYETFSPDETNTTNENGSEDGEALLHAIASLPAGQRRAVELVKLREMSLKEAAHESGMSVASLKVSVHRAIKALRTRLKKPE; the protein is encoded by the coding sequence ATGGAGAGACAGGAGGACGACGGGGATTCCGGACTGCGCCGCCTGATGAAAGCGGCGCAGGAGGGCGATCGTGTGTCTTACGACTGTCTATTGCGCAAGCTCGTCCCCAAGGTGCGCAACGCAGTGCGTGTGCAGCGGAGTTATATCCGGCCAGTGGATATCGAGGATATCGTGCAGGACGTGTTGCTGTCGGTGCACGCCGTGCGGGCGACTTACAGCCCCGAGCGCCCGTTCGCGCCGTGGCTGGCCGCGATCGTGCGCAATCGTGTGGCCGACAGCGGGCGACGTTACGTGCGCTTGAAGTCGGCCGAACAGGCGGCGGAAGGGTTTTATGAAACCTTTTCGCCGGACGAAACGAATACTACTAATGAAAACGGATCCGAGGACGGCGAAGCGCTGCTCCACGCCATAGCAAGCCTGCCCGCCGGACAGCGCCGCGCGGTGGAACTGGTAAAGCTGCGTGAAATGTCCTTGAAGGAGGCCGCGCACGAGTCCGGCATGAGCGTCGCGTCGCTGAAAGTATCCGTGCACAGGGCGATCAAGGCGTTGCGCACAAGGCTTAAGAAACCCGAATGA
- a CDS encoding DoxX family protein, whose translation MITLIRAATPLIDGLNRTGEWLPQLGLRALIAYEFWGSGVEKLRGENWFGDVMHMFPFPFNVVPTDISWAIATWSELIGAVALAVGLGTRFFAATFIILDLVAWYTVHAGLGYNVCDNGFQLPLMYLILLLPLLFSGAGKASVDYLLSRRFLA comes from the coding sequence GTGATTACCCTGATTCGCGCCGCAACCCCGCTGATCGACGGACTGAACAGAACTGGCGAATGGCTGCCGCAACTGGGACTGCGCGCGCTGATCGCGTACGAATTCTGGGGATCGGGCGTGGAAAAACTGCGCGGCGAGAACTGGTTTGGGGACGTAATGCACATGTTCCCATTTCCGTTTAATGTGGTGCCGACCGACATTAGTTGGGCAATTGCGACCTGGTCGGAGTTAATAGGCGCCGTGGCGCTGGCGGTCGGTCTGGGCACGCGATTCTTCGCTGCCACTTTCATCATCCTGGACCTGGTGGCCTGGTACACGGTGCACGCGGGCCTCGGCTACAACGTATGCGACAACGGTTTCCAACTGCCGCTGATGTACCTGATTTTGCTGCTGCCGCTGCTGTTCAGCGGCGCGGGCAAGGCGAGCGTGGATTATCTGCTCTCACGGCGGTTCCTGGCATGA
- a CDS encoding DUF692 domain-containing protein, which translates to MAIPHKPIADKAIPGKPIFDRQYAVSGAGLGLRRDLLNDLEETPPTQVDFMEVAPENWIRVGGSLGKRLSALTERYPFVTHGLSLSLGGPAPLDEGLVHDIKAFLDTHRIRAYSEHLSYCSDDGHMYDLMPIPFTEDAVDYVAGRIRRVQEILERRIAIENVSYYAAPGAQMDEAAFINAVLEKADCDLLLDVNNIYVNSVNHRYDPLEFMQSLPGERIAYCHVAGHYREDVDLIIDTHGADVVDPVWTLLNEAYAHFGVFPTMLERDFNFPPLPELLTEVETIHALQRKWQTVEAAPAVSAHG; encoded by the coding sequence ATGGCCATCCCGCACAAGCCCATCGCTGACAAAGCCATACCCGGCAAGCCCATCTTCGACAGGCAATACGCCGTCTCCGGCGCGGGACTGGGACTGCGCCGCGATCTGCTGAACGATCTGGAGGAAACGCCGCCGACGCAGGTGGACTTCATGGAGGTCGCGCCGGAAAACTGGATACGCGTCGGCGGCAGTCTCGGCAAACGCTTGTCCGCGCTCACGGAACGCTACCCGTTCGTGACGCACGGGCTATCTCTGTCGCTGGGCGGGCCGGCGCCGCTGGACGAGGGGCTGGTCCACGATATCAAAGCATTTCTCGATACGCACCGTATCCGCGCGTACAGCGAGCACTTGAGTTACTGCTCGGACGACGGCCACATGTACGACCTGATGCCGATCCCGTTCACCGAAGACGCCGTGGACTACGTGGCTGGGCGCATCCGCCGGGTGCAGGAGATACTGGAACGCCGCATCGCGATCGAAAACGTTTCTTACTATGCCGCGCCCGGCGCACAAATGGACGAGGCCGCGTTCATCAACGCGGTGCTGGAGAAAGCCGACTGCGACCTGCTGCTGGACGTGAACAACATCTACGTCAATTCCGTCAATCACCGTTACGATCCGCTGGAATTCATGCAATCCCTGCCTGGCGAGCGCATCGCTTACTGTCACGTGGCCGGCCATTACCGCGAAGACGTGGATTTGATCATCGACACCCACGGCGCGGATGTGGTCGATCCGGTGTGGACTTTGCTGAATGAGGCTTACGCGCATTTCGGCGTGTTCCCCACAATGCTGGAGCGAGATTTCAACTTCCCGCCGCTGCCCGAGTTGCTGACTGAGGTCGAGACCATCCACGCCTTACAGCGCAAATGGCAAACTGTCGAAGCCGCGCCAGCGGTCAGCGCGCATGGATAA
- a CDS encoding putative DNA-binding domain-containing protein translates to MDKALPEFQRAQFAFTAHVRDPEVNARPQDIEDRRMAIYRNLFYNNIQGFIASGFPVLRQLYNDADWHRMTRDFFAHHRSHTPYFLEISQEFLKYLREERAPQPEDPPFIKELAHYEWVELALSVAEDEPDRSIIDPDGDLLEGRPVLSPLAWLLSYQYPVHRIGPDFRPEAPAEQPTWLLVHRDAQDKLGFTEINPVTARLVALLEESPEKTGRELLTQIAKELSHPQPEVVRQGGAQTLTQLYKAGVVLGTRLA, encoded by the coding sequence ATGGATAAGGCCCTGCCCGAATTCCAGCGCGCGCAATTCGCATTCACCGCGCATGTGCGCGATCCGGAGGTGAACGCGCGGCCACAAGATATCGAAGACCGGCGCATGGCGATTTATCGCAATCTGTTCTACAACAACATCCAGGGCTTCATCGCCAGCGGTTTTCCGGTGCTGCGCCAGCTCTACAACGATGCCGACTGGCACCGCATGACGCGAGATTTCTTCGCGCATCACCGCAGCCACACGCCATACTTTCTGGAGATCTCGCAGGAGTTTTTGAAGTATCTGCGGGAAGAACGCGCGCCCCAGCCGGAAGACCCGCCGTTTATCAAGGAATTGGCCCATTACGAATGGGTGGAACTGGCGCTGTCGGTTGCCGAGGACGAACCGGACAGGTCGATCATAGATCCTGACGGCGATCTGCTGGAAGGCCGCCCGGTGCTGTCACCGCTGGCGTGGCTGTTGAGTTATCAGTATCCGGTACACAGAATTGGTCCCGATTTCAGGCCCGAGGCGCCAGCCGAGCAGCCGACCTGGCTGCTTGTTCACCGCGACGCGCAGGACAAGCTAGGTTTCACGGAGATCAACCCGGTCACCGCGCGCCTAGTGGCGCTGCTCGAAGAATCGCCGGAAAAAACGGGCCGTGAACTGCTTACGCAGATTGCCAAGGAATTAAGCCACCCGCAGCCAGAGGTAGTTCGTCAGGGCGGCGCGCAGACGCTCACGCAGTTGTATAAGGCCGGAGTGGTGCTCGGCACGCGCCTGGCTTGA
- a CDS encoding type II toxin-antitoxin system HicA family toxin, whose amino-acid sequence MPPKVRQVIARLERAGFVNKGGKGSHRNYIHPRVARPVTISGRFGDDAKHYQIRAVELAIEESEK is encoded by the coding sequence TTGCCGCCTAAGGTCAGACAAGTGATCGCGCGGCTCGAACGGGCTGGTTTCGTAAACAAAGGCGGCAAGGGTAGTCACCGAAATTACATTCATCCTCGAGTAGCCCGTCCGGTGACGATATCCGGCAGGTTCGGCGATGATGCAAAACATTATCAGATTCGAGCCGTCGAGCTTGCGATCGAGGAGTCGGAGAAGTGA
- a CDS encoding FAD-dependent oxidoreductase: MKDAATFDQTTCCVVGAGPAGAMLALLLARNGVPVTLLEMHQDFEREFRGDTLHPSVMEIMDELGLAEPLLQLPHTKLRQFGFQTPTQSFTIADFSRLKTKFPYITLIPQARYLEFVIAQARQYPHFTLLMDANVRELIRGDDRVLGVRYTRRDGQAHELRADLTVAADGRFSRLRKLSGLTPVASSPPMDVLWLRMPKRPGDTLAFGGRIGGGHILAILERPDHYQLGYVIAKGSYRELREAGVQTLRASLAELAPELADRVDHLQSWSQVSVLSVESNCLRKWHLPGLLLIGDAAHVMSSVGGVGINYAVQDAVVAANLLTRPLRTGTVHESDLAAMRKERYLPTRVIQTFQAFVQKRVIQQGLRPDATFKPPLALRLPGLRALPARLIGFGIRRARVARA, translated from the coding sequence ATGAAAGACGCGGCTACTTTTGATCAAACCACCTGCTGCGTGGTCGGCGCCGGTCCGGCCGGCGCGATGCTGGCTCTGCTGTTGGCGCGCAACGGCGTGCCGGTCACGTTGCTGGAGATGCATCAGGACTTCGAGCGCGAGTTTCGCGGCGACACCCTGCACCCCTCGGTGATGGAGATCATGGATGAACTGGGCCTGGCCGAGCCATTGTTGCAATTGCCGCACACCAAATTGCGCCAGTTCGGTTTTCAGACGCCCACGCAATCTTTCACGATCGCGGACTTCAGCCGGCTGAAGACGAAGTTTCCGTATATCACCTTGATCCCACAGGCCCGGTATCTCGAATTCGTCATCGCGCAGGCGCGACAATATCCGCACTTCACCCTGCTGATGGACGCCAACGTGCGCGAGCTCATCCGCGGGGACGACCGCGTTCTGGGTGTGCGCTACACGCGGCGGGACGGTCAGGCGCACGAGCTGCGCGCGGATTTGACGGTGGCCGCGGACGGGCGCTTTTCGCGGCTGCGTAAGCTGTCCGGACTGACGCCGGTCGCGAGTTCGCCACCCATGGATGTGCTGTGGCTGCGCATGCCGAAACGTCCGGGCGACACCCTGGCGTTCGGTGGCCGCATCGGTGGCGGGCACATCCTCGCGATTCTGGAGCGGCCGGATCATTATCAGTTGGGCTACGTCATCGCCAAAGGCAGCTACCGCGAGCTGCGCGAGGCCGGCGTACAAACCTTGCGGGCGTCGCTGGCCGAACTCGCGCCGGAACTGGCCGACCGCGTGGATCATCTGCAATCGTGGAGTCAGGTTTCCGTGCTTTCGGTGGAGTCGAATTGTTTAAGAAAATGGCATCTGCCCGGTCTGCTCTTGATCGGCGACGCGGCGCACGTCATGTCGTCGGTCGGAGGCGTGGGGATTAATTACGCCGTACAGGACGCGGTGGTCGCCGCGAATCTTCTGACCCGGCCGCTGCGGACGGGAACTGTTCACGAATCCGATCTGGCCGCAATGCGCAAGGAACGCTATCTACCGACGCGCGTGATCCAGACTTTCCAGGCGTTCGTGCAGAAGCGGGTTATCCAGCAGGGCTTGAGGCCGGATGCCACGTTCAAGCCGCCGCTGGCGTTGAGATTGCCCGGCCTGCGTGCGCTGCCGGCGCGACTGATCGGGTTTGGCATCCGCCGCGCGCGCGTGGCGCGGGCTTGA
- a CDS encoding EAL domain-containing protein: protein MQCNIRDITERKAAEELIRQRDQLLQGVFDSVSSEIVLLDADGVITHVSSSWERFALENEAAVERIGIGMNYLDVCPRGVAKDPSATRALEGILAVMEGKLPGFLLEYPCHSATEQRWFKMQVDPRPREVGGAVITHSDITESKLAGERIAHEAFHDALTGLPNRSLFVEHLHQAIAYAERHENYLFAVLFLDLDRFKTINDSLGHAVGDQFLVRIGRKLESVLRPEDAIARIGGDEFTILLNDIGSIRDATRVANRINREFIQPFSLAEQQVFTTASIGITLSKLGYSSTEEVLRDADTAMYRAKSRGGGRYEVFDPSMQASVMALLKLEADLRLAIEREEFCLHYQPIVSLENNRITGFEALVRWWHPERGLVFPDEFIPVAEETGLIVPIGKWVLREACRQVRTWQDAARDNMPLSVSVNLSGKEFSQTGLIAQVSNVLEETGLAARSLELEITESAVMENSKSASAMLGQLKGLGVKLQIDDFGTGYSSLSNLHNFPVDVLKIDRSFVNRMGPGDKNSEIVQTIVQLGHNLGMEVTAEGVETAEQLNRLRALGCEYAQGYHFSKPVDGELAERQIVH from the coding sequence ATTCAATGCAACATCCGCGACATCACCGAGCGCAAAGCCGCCGAAGAACTTATCCGGCAGCGCGATCAACTATTGCAAGGTGTATTCGACTCGGTGTCTTCAGAAATAGTCCTATTGGACGCGGATGGAGTTATTACTCATGTCAGCAGTTCCTGGGAGCGTTTCGCGCTGGAAAATGAAGCTGCGGTGGAACGTATCGGGATCGGGATGAATTATCTCGACGTGTGCCCAAGGGGAGTAGCGAAAGACCCGTCGGCAACAAGGGCATTGGAAGGTATTCTCGCCGTAATGGAAGGAAAACTGCCCGGTTTTCTCCTCGAATATCCGTGTCACTCGGCAACTGAGCAGCGCTGGTTCAAGATGCAGGTTGACCCGAGGCCGCGTGAGGTCGGCGGCGCGGTCATCACGCACTCCGATATTACCGAGAGCAAGCTGGCAGGCGAGCGCATCGCCCATGAAGCGTTTCATGACGCGCTGACCGGTCTGCCGAACCGATCCTTGTTCGTCGAGCATTTGCATCAAGCCATCGCGTACGCCGAGCGGCACGAAAATTATCTGTTTGCCGTGTTATTTCTCGATCTTGATCGCTTCAAGACTATCAACGACAGTCTCGGTCATGCCGTAGGCGACCAGTTTCTCGTCCGTATCGGGCGCAAGCTGGAGTCTGTCTTGCGTCCCGAAGATGCGATCGCAAGAATAGGTGGCGACGAGTTTACGATTCTCTTGAACGACATCGGCAGCATCCGCGACGCGACGCGAGTCGCCAATCGCATCAACAGAGAGTTTATTCAGCCTTTCTCTCTGGCCGAGCAGCAGGTTTTTACGACCGCCAGTATAGGTATCACGCTTTCAAAGCTCGGGTATAGCTCTACGGAAGAAGTTTTGCGCGATGCCGATACGGCGATGTACCGCGCCAAGTCTCGCGGCGGAGGACGATATGAAGTATTCGACCCGAGTATGCAAGCCAGCGTGATGGCTTTGTTAAAGCTTGAAGCGGACTTGAGACTGGCGATCGAACGTGAAGAGTTTTGCCTTCACTATCAGCCGATTGTGTCGCTGGAGAACAACCGGATTACAGGGTTTGAAGCGCTTGTCCGCTGGTGGCATCCAGAGCGCGGATTGGTGTTTCCGGATGAATTTATCCCCGTTGCCGAGGAAACCGGGCTAATCGTGCCGATCGGCAAATGGGTGCTGCGTGAAGCCTGTCGCCAGGTACGGACGTGGCAAGACGCGGCCCGCGACAACATGCCTTTATCGGTCAGCGTTAATCTTTCAGGCAAGGAATTTTCACAAACCGGCCTCATTGCGCAAGTCAGCAATGTCTTGGAAGAAACGGGCCTGGCCGCACGCAGCCTGGAGCTGGAGATTACAGAAAGCGCGGTAATGGAAAATTCTAAATCCGCCAGCGCGATGCTCGGACAACTCAAAGGCCTGGGCGTCAAGCTGCAAATCGACGACTTCGGCACCGGCTATTCATCGCTCTCCAACCTGCATAACTTTCCAGTGGATGTGTTGAAGATCGACCGTTCGTTTGTGAATCGAATGGGGCCAGGAGACAAAAACTCGGAGATTGTGCAAACGATTGTTCAACTGGGGCATAACTTAGGGATGGAAGTAACCGCGGAAGGCGTTGAAACAGCCGAACAATTGAATCGGCTACGCGCACTGGGGTGCGAATACGCGCAAGGTTACCATTTCTCCAAACCGGTTGATGGCGAATTAGCGGAGCGGCAGATTGTGCACTGA
- a CDS encoding PAS domain S-box protein, with protein sequence MPLQTKNGKRREVEFVSNVYEEGNQQVIQCNIRDITERKRIENERDRFFALSMDMLCIANLDGFFQQVNPAFERLLGYSEEDFLFKPIPNFLHPDDQSALMAEYARLATGRPTNNLENRWRCKDGSHKWVAWSYFPVVEEGIAYGVGRDISERKAAEETLERVAEAVRGSELRYRRLFESARDGILILDNADRRITDANPYMTELLGYTLDEFLGKDSGKSVC encoded by the coding sequence TTGCCGCTTCAAACCAAAAATGGAAAGCGCCGGGAAGTAGAGTTTGTCAGCAACGTCTACGAGGAAGGCAACCAGCAGGTCATTCAATGCAATATTCGCGACATCACCGAGCGTAAGCGAATCGAAAACGAGCGCGATCGTTTCTTCGCGCTATCGATGGACATGCTGTGTATCGCCAACCTCGACGGCTTCTTCCAGCAGGTTAACCCGGCATTCGAAAGATTGCTGGGTTACTCAGAAGAAGATTTTCTTTTCAAGCCGATCCCTAATTTCCTCCATCCCGATGATCAGTCCGCGCTGATGGCTGAATACGCGAGGCTTGCCACCGGTCGCCCGACGAACAACCTGGAAAATCGCTGGCGCTGCAAGGATGGTTCTCACAAATGGGTCGCATGGTCATACTTCCCGGTTGTCGAGGAAGGTATAGCGTACGGGGTCGGCCGCGACATCAGCGAGCGCAAAGCCGCCGAAGAGACTCTCGAACGGGTGGCGGAAGCGGTGCGGGGCTCCGAACTTCGTTATCGCCGTCTGTTCGAAAGCGCACGCGACGGCATACTGATTCTTGACAACGCGGATCGAAGAATCACCGACGCGAACCCCTACATGACGGAGTTGCTGGGTTACACGCTCGATGAGTTCCTGGGCAAGGACTCTGGGAAATCGGTTTGCTGA
- a CDS encoding PAS domain-containing protein codes for MSILSTTGKVLASFGIDFRQNRQPIAQDLDNANRRITDANPYMTELLGYTLDEFLGKELWEIGLLKDSKASAEAFQEL; via the coding sequence ATGTCGATTCTCTCAACCACCGGAAAAGTTCTCGCCTCCTTCGGCATTGACTTTCGCCAAAACCGCCAACCCATCGCGCAAGACCTTGACAACGCGAATCGAAGAATCACCGACGCGAACCCCTACATGACCGAGTTGCTGGGCTACACGCTCGATGAGTTCCTGGGCAAAGAACTCTGGGAAATCGGTTTGCTGAAAGATTCAAAAGCCAGCGCCGAGGCTTTTCAGGAATTGTAG
- a CDS encoding ROK family protein, translating into MRLGIDLGGTKIEIIALAQDGRELLRRRADTPQGDYDGILSAIVDRVRAVEGELGQQGAVGICTPGAISPVSGVLRNSNTVCMNGRPVKTDLENRLARAVRIANDANCFALSEAADGAAQGANVVFGVIVGTGVGGGVVIRGHVLDGPNAIAGEWGHNPLPWPRDDERPGPQCYCGKHGCIETFLSGPGLRRDHAQVAGEDLPTHEIIERANRQDARAEATLQRYEDRMARGLAHVINLLDPDIIVLGGGMSNVTRLYANVPKLWGRYVFSDRVDTRLLPPRFGDSSGVRGAAWLWG; encoded by the coding sequence ATGAGACTGGGCATCGACCTCGGCGGCACCAAGATCGAAATCATCGCGCTCGCGCAGGATGGCCGCGAACTGCTGCGCCGGCGCGCGGACACGCCGCAGGGTGATTACGATGGTATCTTAAGCGCGATCGTCGATCGGGTGCGGGCGGTCGAAGGCGAGCTGGGCCAGCAGGGCGCGGTGGGCATCTGCACGCCGGGGGCGATTTCGCCCGTTTCAGGTGTCTTAAGAAACTCGAACACCGTGTGCATGAACGGCCGCCCGGTCAAGACCGATCTGGAAAACAGGCTGGCCCGCGCGGTGCGCATCGCCAACGACGCCAACTGCTTTGCATTGTCCGAGGCCGCGGACGGCGCCGCGCAGGGGGCGAACGTGGTGTTCGGCGTCATCGTCGGCACCGGTGTCGGCGGCGGCGTCGTTATTCGCGGGCACGTACTGGACGGCCCCAACGCCATCGCCGGCGAATGGGGCCACAACCCGTTACCATGGCCGCGTGACGACGAACGGCCCGGCCCGCAATGTTATTGCGGCAAGCACGGCTGCATCGAAACCTTTCTCTCCGGGCCGGGCCTGCGCCGCGATCACGCGCAGGTCGCTGGCGAAGACCTGCCCACACACGAAATAATCGAGCGCGCCAATCGGCAGGACGCGCGCGCCGAGGCGACCCTGCAACGATACGAGGACCGCATGGCGCGCGGCCTCGCGCACGTAATCAATCTCCTGGACCCGGACATCATCGTGTTGGGCGGCGGCATGTCCAACGTCACGCGCCTCTACGCGAACGTGCCAAAATTATGGGGCCGCTACGTGTTCTCCGACCGCGTGGACACGCGCCTGCTGCCACCCCGCTTCGGCGACTCCAGCGGCGTCCGCGGCGCTGCCTGGCTGTGGGGGTGA
- a CDS encoding cob(I)yrinic acid a,c-diamide adenosyltransferase: MGHRLTKIYTRTGDAGQTGLTGGERVEKDCACIEAIGDVDELNSAIGQVLAHDIPLEVRRCLTRIQHTLFNLGGELSMRDHALIATSDAEDLERTLDLFNADLPSLKEFILPGGSAAAASCHLARAICRRAERRVITLARVETVNPPVRVYLNRLSDLLFVLCRVLALADNEQETYWQSARGGKAPRSN, from the coding sequence GTGGGCCATCGCCTGACGAAGATTTACACCCGAACCGGCGACGCTGGTCAGACCGGACTCACCGGTGGCGAGCGGGTGGAGAAGGATTGCGCGTGCATCGAGGCGATCGGCGATGTCGATGAACTGAACAGCGCCATAGGCCAGGTGCTGGCGCATGATATTCCGCTGGAAGTGCGCCGCTGTCTAACGCGGATTCAGCACACCTTGTTCAATCTGGGTGGCGAACTGAGCATGCGCGATCACGCGCTGATCGCCACCAGCGATGCCGAAGATCTAGAGCGCACCTTGGATCTGTTCAACGCCGATTTGCCGTCGCTTAAGGAATTCATTCTTCCCGGCGGCAGCGCCGCGGCCGCGAGCTGTCATCTCGCGCGCGCGATCTGCCGGCGCGCCGAACGCCGCGTGATTACGCTGGCCAGGGTCGAGACGGTGAATCCTCCGGTGCGCGTGTATCTCAATCGGCTGTCCGATCTGCTGTTCGTGCTGTGCCGCGTGCTCGCGCTTGCCGACAATGAGCAGGAAACGTACTGGCAGTCCGCGCGCGGGGGGAAGGCGCCACGAAGCAACTAG